One Carassius auratus strain Wakin unplaced genomic scaffold, ASM336829v1 scaf_tig00214206, whole genome shotgun sequence genomic window carries:
- the LOC113091539 gene encoding uncharacterized protein LOC113091539, with the protein MAALSPQAMILRVVEPDRARKLKLSSRPASVDALIAVIKEQLEIDLDFSLKYEDPDFDGKLTSLSDIDELPQKAVVHVSFEQDSSSVASTETMSSVSSSERGRRWPSHIFPIPTFSFDVELRLREGNAEFEKNNKQLQLTRDIKHDILEKLASVMYGYKAYPSDKEIAMVAEALVVKHPCLKEAGSQTGWNGWKNSLKFKMGNYRSKMRRAGCPEITVNAGKRSAMNPDNESSHSNIKRPKRAEVNFLPNFPQGENPSTLEQLRQKIVDEMKKAEKNLPLIKKMMQTTFALRRQTIVKTCPPVKELKELWPALKMESEVYAEFQRITNENLPNTFYSELDRHLPRLMTLFRQKASRTGKTSDTLTEILRIHDDQEFHDIHTKRVTVLHALPVYLREDVSGFLRTCMDTSDEPELLDVAVALLTVIKDNDTSPVHFQPVKISVVIESEIVGSLSRFADAFLVMFGLIYALHLNYPRGLTNTFEFIQKILLGLDEGKLSPK; encoded by the exons ATGGCAGCTTTATCTCCACAAGCCATGATCCTTCGTGTTGTTGAGCCAGACCGGGCTAGAAAATTAAAACTTAGTTCACGACCAGCCTCTGTTGATGCACTGATTGCTGTTATAAAAGAACAGCTGGAAATAGACCTTGACTTCAGTTTAAAATATGAAGACCCTGACTTTGATGGAAAACTTACTTCCCTCTCTGACATTGATGAGTTGCCACAGAAAGCTGTTGTGCATGTGTCATTTGAGCAAGATTCCAGCTCTgttgcatcaacagaaacaatgTCAAGTGTATCATCCTCAGAACGTGGGAGAAGATGGCCTTCACATATTTTTCCAATTCCCACATTTTCTTTTGACGTTGAACTGAGACTTCGGGAAGGTAATGCCGAATTTGAGAAGAACAACAAGCAACTTCAGTTAACTAGAGacataaaacatgacattttagaaAAGCTAGCATCTGTGATGTATGGCTACAAGGCTTATCCCAGTGATAAGGAGATAGCAATGGTAGCTGAGGCTCTTGTGGTAAAACATCCTTGCTTGAAAGAAGCAGGATCTCAGACTGGCTGGAATGGGTGGAAAAATAGCCTCAAATTTAAGATGGGGAACTATAGGAGCAAGATGAGAAGGGCTGGATGTCCAGAGATCACTGTAAATGCTGGAAAAAGGAGTGCAATGAATCCTGACAATGAATCTtcacattcaaatattaaaagaCCCAAACGAGCAGAAGTAAACTTTTTGCCCAACTTTCCCCAAGGAGAAAATCCCTCAACTCTTGAACAGTTGAGACAGAAAATTGTTGATGAAATGAAGAAAGCTGAGAAGAACTTACCACTTATAAAAAAGATGATGCAAACCACCTTTGCTCTGCGGCGACAGACCATAGTGAAGACATGCCCACCAGTAAAAGAGCTCAAGGAACTCTGGCCTGCACTCAAAATGGAATCTGAG gtgTATGCAGAGTTCCAACGGATTACAAACGAGAACCTGCCCAACACATTCTACTCTGAGCTTGACCGACATCTTCCTAGACTGATGACCCTGTTCAGACAGAAAGCATCCAGAACCGGGAAGACATCAGATACTTTAACTGAAATCCTAAGAATCCATGATGACCAG gagTTTCATGACATACACACCAAACGTGTCACTGTTCTTCATGCGCTTCCTGTGTATCTACGTGAGGACGTCTCTGGGTTTTTAAGGACCTGCATg gacACATCTGATGAGCCAGAGCTTTTAGATGTTGCAGTGGCCCTCCTCACAGTCATCAAAGATAATGACACAAGTCCAGTTCACTTCCAGCCTGTGAAAATCTCTGTTGTCATCGAAAGTGAGATTGTGGGCAGCCTCTCCAGATTTGCTGATGCCTTCCTGGTAATGTTTGGACTAATCTATGCACTACACCTCAACTATCCCAGGGGACTGACCAACACTTTTGAATTCATTCAAAAGATTTTGCTTGGTCTTGATGAGGGTAAACTGTCACCCAAGTAG